DNA from Saccharicrinis carchari:
GTCCATGTTAAACCGTTATCGTCGCTGGTACTTACATAAGAGCGGATGGGATTGGTCGGCGTTGAACCCCAAAGGCCTGGGCCACCAACAAATAGAGCTACCAATTTACCACTGTTTGCCTTCATCAGTACCGCATCGCCAAAACCATTATTCCTGCCCGTTCCCTGCGCCATAGTAACTGGCTCCGACCAGGTTACACCATTGTCCGTACTTCTGCGCACCACGATATCAATATCCTCCGGAAGGTCTGTTGAGTTAAACTTTCTCTTATCGGTTACAGCCACAAGCGTACCATCGTCGGCAGTGATAATGGCAGGGATACGATAATTGGTAGAGCCGTAGTCGCCCGGGCCAAAAAGTAGTTTACGACCCAGTAATATTTCGCGCTCAACGAATGGCTGATCTTCGGTGTAGTTGTATATTTCGGTAGTTTTGTAAGTGAGGGAATGAAAATTCAATCCTATCTTCTCACCTTCCACCGCTGCGTCGCTCACGTCGGCCGTTATCCACAGATGGTTGTAGCCGGGTACGAGGTCGCCTGTCAATGTTACCTCAAACTCATTGTCCACCAAATCGGCCTCGCCCAAAAGTGTGGCGCCTTGGGCTGTGCGCGGATCGAAATCATCTGTATTTCCGCTCGTATATATTTTTACTTTACTTACATTGCCAATATTGGTGGCGTCCGTCTTGCTTATCTTTATCTTATTGATTTCGGCGTTTACATCGCCGCCCAAGTTCACTTTTAGTTTGCTGATTACTTCGTTGGCATTTCCCCTTCCGGTATAAGAAGAAACTTTTGTTTGCTCAACATCCGCCACTATGGTTCCCAAAACCGGGAAATTAATGAGCGTGGCGTTATGCATACCTTTTATATCGGGTACAACAACTCCCTCGATATTATTAAAATCGTAGGCCGCCAATAGGTTTGGCGTATCGGCTGTAACCTGGGCAGTCATGTCCGTTTGCATTTCGGTGGACGAAAGGGCTTTATCCCAAAAACGCAGGTCGGCCATCTTACCATTAAAGAAATTTGACGGGTTCATGGCTGGATCGGCAATTCCGGCGCCCACAAATACATCCAGGTCGTTTTCTACCGTCCAGGCATCGGAGCTGTTCGAGGTCATTGTTAAGGAGTTGGACGATTCGCCCACCTTTACACCGTCCTGGTACATATATATTTTGCCAGCATCGCGATCAACCGTAAAGCCCACATGATACCATGTATCAAGAAAACCTAATGCCGAACCATAAGCACTAAGTACGTTTCCGCCACCGGCATAAGGGGTGTTGATGGCGTAAAACTGCCCGGCTGACCCCCCGGTCCACATTTCGTAGCCAGTGGTGCTGGAAATTCCTACACCTCTTTTACTCACAAATCGCATCCCCGACTTATAGCCCGGAGCATTTATCCAGCAAGTAACAGAATAGCTTTCGCCGGTACTGATTTTAAAATCATCATGATTTGTAATTTTCATGTACTGATCCGTTCCATTGAACTCGATGCCGGGTAAGGTCTGGGCTAGCGCATAACTTCCTAACAAGAGGAAAATAAATAAAAGGTAATTTTTTTTCATGTTTTTTAACTTTTAAAAATTTGATAAAAAATATGGAGAGCACAAACTTATGTGCCCTCCATATAGCTCAATTATAAATTACTTTACAATCAGTTTCCCCGATCTTATCACTTTTTCGTTCATCATTCGAACGATGTAGGCACCGGGCGTAAGAGAAGAAATGTCAGCTTTTTCTATAGCCACACCCTTATCGCTATGTACCAATTTACCGTCGAAAGAATAAATCCAAACCTGTTGAACATTTTCGAAGTAAACAACACCGTTAGCAGGGTTAGGATAGAAGCTTGAATAAGCTCCTTCGTAAACTTCCTCACCAACAGAAACCGGTCCGTCGGGGGCATTGGGGTTCTCGTCATAAATTCTAACAGGCTCTTCAGGCATACCCTGATCATGCTTATCTTCTGCTACAATAGGTGGGTTAGTTCCGGTGATATTCATAGTGAAATCAATGGAGAAACCTTTTGCCGTCAATCCACAAGGCCCGGGGTGTGGGAACCATGCGTCGGAGAATACAATTCTTAGACGTACAGCACCTGGAGCGGCACGCTCGGGAACAGTAAAGCTTTGTGTTACCCCAGTGGTTTCAAAAGCCACGGTAGAAGACCTAGCAGTTCCGAGGTCGAACACTTCTTCCGTTGCAGGATCAAACTCTCCATTATTATCCCAATCGATATAAGCTTTAGCAAAGCAATACCTCAAACCATCGGTTTTGGGGCTTCCATTCCACATAGCATCCGAGGTATCAAAGGCTTTAAATGAGAAATCAAAGGTTTCACCCTGATTGGCTGTAAATGAATAGTTAGTTGCATTTTGATACTGCGTTCCATCCTCAACCGGAGCATTCGCTGTAAAGTTTAAATTATCGGCCAGTCCTGTTGTTTTCACTTCTGTAAGATAACGCTGTGCGCGAGCAATATCGACACCCTCGGCAGCAGGATTAATTTCAGAGGAGCAATATCTATCGTCAACAAACTCAGGCAGCTGACCTGCATCGGCACGAGTCACTTTTACCCACGATACTTTCGAGTAGCTTTTACCATCGATAGAGGCTGCACGAACGCCAATATACGGTTCTTCGGGGGTTTCTGAATCGTCAAATACGATGCCGCCGATAAAGTTGGACCATGTTGAAGTACGACCTAACTCTTTAATTCTACCATCGACTCCATTTTTATAAACAATCTCGAAATGATTTACATTGGCCTCGTCGTTATAAACCAACCCTGTTGCTAAAGCACGCGCTGATGTCTCGAAAGGAGAAACTTTCCAGTTGAGCTTAACAGACATGGATTGCTGAGTTTCTTCTTTAACCTCTACCATTAAATCTTCTACACTGGCCACTTTAACCAAACGGTCGTCTGATAGACCAAGTTTACCTACATACAGGCTGTAATCGTTAACAGGCGTAGTGGCTTTTACACGCAAACCAATATACTCGATGAAGTCGCCTGTGGCAAAACCGCTCATATCAAGCGTTTTTTCTTCCCACTCTTTTCCTGTTGTATTTCCTACTGCTATCTCTTCCCAGATATTGCTACCCTTCTTTTTCAGTATAACATATAAATTAGTGGGAGTCTCTTGTTCCTCATACGTTTTTACAGCAATGTTTACTTTCGGGTTGGCATCGCTAATCTCTAAATCGGTCCGATACAAAACGATATCTGTTCCGCCTGCTGTTGCAGTCCCCTCCAAAGCGAGCGTAGAACCACCGTTGTAAGCATCTCTATGGGTGTAGAATGGTTGAATATCAGTTGACACTACCTCGGTATCGGCATTATAAACCAACCAACGGTAGGTGGGCTGATAATCCTGTGCACCCATGTTGTACCATCCGCCAAAGGCTTTTTTACCTTTATAGTTATAACGCTCGCCATTACCCAACTGAAAATTGGTAATAAAAGGTAGTTTACCTTGCACTGTAGGCCTTTCGGCAATCATAGTGGCCAGTCCGCCAAAAGTGGAAAGGGGTTCCTCACCTTCCCATTCGTTGCCTGTGCTGGAAAGTGCAGGCTTGTCAGCCGGGTTACGATTTCCACCTGAAAAAGCCCTCTCCAACAACTTTTGATAATTTTCCTGAATGTCGAAACCATCCGTTCCACTATTATAGCTCATAAAACGGCTCTGCCCGTGCTCGCCCCAAAGACAAAGGTTCATTTTTTTGGCTTCCGGAAGATTCATCATTGGCCAATTTCTGTTCATGGTAACAATCCAAACACCTGAATAAAGATGATCCGTTTGCCCCACCGCTTCAGCTGCCCCTATTGAAGTGGCATAGCCCGAAGAAAAATCACCCGACATATAATTTAACATTAGATCTACTGTCTTTTGCCCGGGGTCATTTCCATAGTAAAGACTTGGAGTATTCCATCCGCTTAGTGTCGAATTCTGGGTATAAAGACCGATGTGGAAATTATCAAAACCTTTTGCATCCGCAATCCGGAACAATTCTTTATGAAAAGCGATTACGTCGGCCTTTGTGTATCCTGATGCTTCCCAATTGTAGTTAATACCGTCCAGCCCCAGATACATTAGGCAGTTGATAAATGCTTCGGCGTATTTGTACGAGCCATCCAACTCCTTAGCAGTTATCAGACCCTGATAGGCGCCCTCGCCACCGTCGTCGTTCCAGCTCTCAAAAAACTTGATGCCACTGAACATGTCTGCACCATGCTTGTGGGCGGCATCGGCCCATCCACCGGGAGCCTGGAAAAGACTATGGTTCCAAGCACCAAACAACTTGGTGTATTGCCACATGGAGTACACATCATTGTTAAACAAATCGCTGGGATAACCACCAACCATTGGGCCAACGCCCGTGGGTAGGTTCATCCACAACTTACGGGAGGGATCAATAGAAGGATCTACCTGTTTGCTTTGATCTATCAACACCGCATTGGGGCGCACGTGCGAACGGGCGAATTCGATATCGAAACCGAAAGTACTTCGGAAAGTCGCATCAGTAGGATAATTTCTGCCTTCCTGGATGGCTTGGTAAAAAAGTTCAACCATTTGAACATCCTGGAAAGGTGTCCAGTCATAAATGTCTTTGGATGCCGTAGGTGACATTTGCGCCGTTGATGGCATAAAAACACCACTGCAAAAGAGGGCTAAAAGCCCAAAAAGTAGATAATTGTTATTCATAACAAATAAATTTTGTTGGTTAATAATTATTTATGTGATCACTTTGATTTTTCCGTCGACGCTTCGGCGGAAAAATCTTTACTTCATTTATTTTTAAAGTGATATCCTTCCCTCATTAAAAATTAGAAGAGGTTTGAACGTCCCACCAAAGTCTGGTACCTTGCAAATCTGGTCCGCCCAATGCTTCCAGTCCTGATTCTGCAATATCAGCCTGAGTTGCTGGATCGTTGTCACCGGGGAACGGTATTCTGCGAATGATATCGCCGGCTTCGATAGAGCCATCCCCATCATCGTGCAGAACAGGAAATATTTTGGGGTAGCCCGTACGTCGAATATCCGTCCATGCTCCAAAAGAATACGGAAAACCGGCAATATATTTTTGGGTCATAATTTTTTCAAGTTTCGTTTCATTATCTTCACCATCATTCCATTTTACACCAATTTTAGTTAGGCTTGTAAGGCTGTAGCGATCATTGTAGGGGTCTTCGTAAACAAAATCAATTGCCTGCTCTCGCGACATATATTCATCTATCTGATTAACATATTGGCTATTGAATCGCTCTCCCTCATATGCGTTTTTAATCCCCTCCTCATAAAAAAACTGAGCGCTCCCACCCATATTCCAGCCTCGAAGAGCTCCCTCTGCTCGCAGAAACAAAACCTCGGCATATTTCATGATGTAGAGCGGCGTTAAGGATATAGTTTGTTGATCAACCCTGGAGTAGGCCGTTCTGAAATTTACGTCATAGGCCTGTCCTTCGAGCATCCTGATTCCGGAACGCAGGCCAATAACCATGCTGTCCGTTTCCAGAAATTTACTTTCATCGTTCTTATTGAATATCCTGCCTTGATTTTTATTAAAAGCAAACTCCAAAAAAGGATGATCCAAACTCTTCATGATGCTCTCGAACGACGCATTCAACCTTGTGTCATTCCAAAGGTTTGAAATGGTTGCTAATGGGTGTGAAAATCCAAGATAAAGCGTATTTAGCATAAATTGCTCCACCGGGCTCTCGATAACACCGGAAGCTACCGCTTCCTCGGCCCACTGTTGTGCCAATGGCGGGTTAACTTTTACAATATGCATGGCCATCCGCAATTTCAACGAATTGGCAAAACCAATCCAATGCCTTATGTCGCGATTATCCAAACTCGAAATTAAATCGTACTGATACATAGCTCCCTGTACGGCCGATTTGTACCAATCCGGCCGATTGTCGAAATTTTTAAGACATGCGACCACCGTATCGATGTTCGATACAATATTCTTGTAGATAAGCTCAACCGGATTATAAGTAAAAGGAGATGTTTGGATGTTGTTTTTGTAATCGGCATAAGGAAAAGGGCCATAGATATCAGCAACCTCCTGGGCTGAATAATTATAGATCATCAATGCCATAGCCTTAATCTCGGGCACCGAATCAATTTGAGGATGGTTTAACACGGGTACGATTGCATTTTTAACCTGAATAAACGATCCCATGGCTCCGCCATTAAAATCCTGACTGTCGTAGTACGTGGAGGTCATACGTCCGCCAAAATTTTGTGGAAGACACATGTAGCCGGCATAATTATCTACCTCCAGGCTAAACTGATATTGGTATGCGTGCGGCCCGGGCAATTCGCCATTTTTGCCGCCTCTCATGTTATATTGTGCCGGGATAAATTGACCTAAGGTTCCCTTTTTACGTAACGAGTCCATAGCCGAATTTAAACCCTCCTGTGTAATATCGATGTGGTAATTAATGCTATCGGCATTGCCGCGGAAAACTTCTGTTTCGCCTTCAATAGTGCCTTCGGTGAGCTCTCCCCCAAACTCTTCGTCTTCGAAGAGGCAGGAGGGAAGTCCTATAATACAGGCCATGGCAACAATGTAGAAATGAACAACTGTTTTTTTCATGATGATTTTATCTATTATCATATTCCTGATTTAATCTTTAAAATTTAACGGATACTGACATACCGTACGAACGTGCCGTTGGCATGTTAAAAATATCGAATCCACCCAGACTGTTTTGCGACGACAGTGAAGTTTCGGGGTCTATCGGCGCATCGTTGTACAAAAAGAATAAATTACGCCCAATAGCAGATAGGGTTAAATCCTTTGTTTTTCCAAACAAGTCTTTGAATCGGTAGCCCAACGAAACCTCCTTCATGCGGAAGTTAGTGGCATCATATACATATTGGGTAGCGTTAATATCGCCCCCAATACCTTCATAATACTTTTGAATGGGAGCCAATTGGCCATCGGGCAAGCGCATGGCCGGATGCTCATCCCCTTCGTCATCCTCGAAAACAAGTTCCGGGTTTTGATCAGCCAGCAACCTGTCGGCACCCGAACGCGTGGAGAGTCCCAGCTTGTCCAAATATGCTTCGGTAAACGAAACCACTTTACCCCCTACTTTACCATCTACCAAAAAGTAGAGCGACCAGTTTTTATAGGAGAAGGTGTTATTCCACCCCAATTGGTAAGGCGAATTCATATTACCGATGAACTTACCAAACTTGTCGGAACTTAACAAAGGTCGCCCCTCTCCGTTAATCACAACACTTCCATCTTCGTTTCGCTTAAAGTCGGTTGCATACAGGTCGCCATAACTTCCGCCTTGCTTGTACCGAATCTGGAATTTACCCCCAAATCCAATTTGCTGGGCAATCAATGCCTCTTTGCCGTCCTCCTTGTATGTTTCCTCAATCTTGTTGCTGTTATAAGCAAAATTTACCCCTGTTTTCCAAAGTAAATCCTTGGTTAGATTCAAGGAGTAGGTCAGGGTGGTTTCAACTCCCTGATTTCGGATAACACCCGTATTTACGGGCTTGGAATATCCGCCCGACCCTACGATCAGGTAACTGTTGTTCAGGGTAGAATTATAATAGGTAACATCCCAACTTAATGCATTTCTGAAAAACGATACGTCAAAGCCGGTTTCGAAGGATTTTGAAACTTCGGGGATGGGGTTGTCAAAAAAAGCATACGGCGATGGCGTAACGCCCCCTGTAACCAGGTTCACATTGCTGGATGCGTACATAATATTTGGTATGGAGTTACCCACCTCACTGTACGAAGCACGCACTTTCAGATAGTTCCAAAATTCTGGTAAGGAAATCATTTCGTGCATCAAAACATTGGCGCCAAACGAAAAATATCCGTAATTATCCGCTACATCCCTATCTTTAAATTGCGTAAAGGCGCGGTACCAGTCTCTCCGGTAGCTTCCTTCAACAAAAGCAAAGTCCTTGTACCCCAACTGTCCGGTAAAAAATAAGCCTTCGTCCCAGTTAATTGATTTAGAGAAAGAGCGGCTGGAACCGGCTCCGGCCCTTGGGTCGAAGATATTTATTGCAGTGGGCACGCGCATCAAAGAATAATCATAGGCTGTTGCATTTTCGAAAATACCCCTTGAGTTGCCCGTGATTTTATGGGCTGAATAACCCGCACTCGCTGAAACGGTGTAATCGCCAAATGTTTTATCGTAATTCAACATTCCATCCAAGTAAAACTCATGCGACTTCCTGTTCCATTCTCCATAAACACCTCTATCCATCATACTGTTAGGATACTGTGTGGTAGCTCCTCGTTCGTCGGTAGTACTCGAGGCCGATCGGTCAATACTAAATCGGGCCTGTGCGTTTAGCCCTTCGGTGAGCTTAACATTGGTTGAGATATATCCATACACACGATCTTCCTGGTCTCTACGGTTATTCTGATTGATTAACCAATATGGGTTGTTCTGGTCGGGTGCATCAAACAACCAGTTTTGTCTTGTTCCGCTCAACTCCACAGGCTCATAAACCCATTTATATAATCCTTTTTCAGGATCTACAAGAACAAGGTGTTTAGAAGACTCAGAATTTGACATCCAGGTGGCATCGTCTATTTTGTATTTATTTTTATAAAAGTTCATGTCCGTATTCCTGGGCGAAGTATATAGGTGATAAAGCGGGTTTTGGTTGGTTCCACCACCAGGTCGGTTTTTCGTTGACTGGTTCACATAGTTGATAGATACATCCACATTCAAGATATCTTTGAACAACGAATAACTTTGGCGGAATGCGATTGTATTCCTTGTAAAATTATTGTTCTCTATCATACCGTTTGATGTGGTATTTCCATAGGAAAAATAAGATAAGATATTCTTGGTACCACCACTTAATGACACGGAGGTGTTATAGGTGCTTCCGGTTCTAAAGAAATCCTTTATATAATCCTGCGGTGTGTTTGTTAAGCCTTCCACCTCCAATTCTTCCGGTGTCATCGAGGATATTTTGTTTCCCCAGCTATTGGCCGATATCTTGGCAGGGTCGGTATTTAAATTGATACCTGCCCCGTATTGATCCTGCAATTCGGGCAAAAGCATGGGATCTTCAAAAGTAACATTTGAAGAAACGCTCACGGACAATGTGCCCTCTTTACCTTTTTTGGTAGTAATCATAATTACACCGTTAGAGGCGGCACTCCCGTACAGGGCTGCCGCATTGGCTCCCTTTAGCACGTTAATATTCTCTATATCGTCGGGGTTGATGGACGATAGGGCATCGGCTCCTTCCGTAGAAAAACCATATCCCATTTCGCTTCCGCCTCCAATTCCTCTTTGGTTTTTTACCGGGTTCGACATGGGTACACCATCCACCACAATAAGCGGCGTGTTATTTCCCAAAATAGACTTGTTCCCCCTGAGCAATATTTTAGAGGCACCACCTGCGCCCCCAACGTTTGGGGTAATTTTAAGACCGGCAGCTTTTCCCTGCAATGAATTGATGAAAGATGCGTCCTGCACCCGCATCAAATCTTCATTATCCATACTTTGGGTAGCATAGGTTAGCGATTTGGCTTTACGTTCGATACCCATCGCTGTAACTACCACCTCTCCCAATTGCTCCGTTGAATCTTGCAGGACAATTTTATAAAAAGATGATTCTCCCACGATGATCTCCTGTTGCTCGAAACCTATAAAAGAAACTACTAAAGTTTCACCCTCCGCTACATCCAAGGTAAACTCACCGTTAAAATTGGTGATGGTACCATCTGTTGTAGTACCTTTTACCATTACTGTTGCACCAACAACAGGTTCTCCATTTTTATCCGTAATAGTTCCGGTTATTGTACGCTTAGCCTGATCAACGCGATACAGCACTACATTCTCGTCTTTTACTTCATAATTGATACCTTTATCGTTAAAAATAATATTGAGCAATTCAGGGATTGTCTTACTTTCGGCATGAACGCTGATTTTACTATCCACATTAACCTGGTTTCGATTGTACGTAAAATAATATCCGCTCTTTTTTTCGATGGTAGATAAGACTTCCCCTAATGATAGATTTTCCAAATCCAATGTTATTCGGACAACCTGTGAATCCAGTATACTGTTATTGGACAGTATAGTACCCGGCAACCACAGGCATAACAGCACAGTTGTTATAACCTTGGATATTGCAGAACAATTAACATTCATAATTTTCACTGTTTAATTTATTGGTGTATTGTAAGTTAGTATTAAGCAATTCAAAAATTATTTTTCCCTAAAAAGGATAACTTGATTATTTTGTATTTCATAATCAAATTCTCCTGTTCTT
Protein-coding regions in this window:
- a CDS encoding SusC/RagA family TonB-linked outer membrane protein, which translates into the protein MENLSLGEVLSTIEKKSGYYFTYNRNQVNVDSKISVHAESKTIPELLNIIFNDKGINYEVKDENVVLYRVDQAKRTITGTITDKNGEPVVGATVMVKGTTTDGTITNFNGEFTLDVAEGETLVVSFIGFEQQEIIVGESSFYKIVLQDSTEQLGEVVVTAMGIERKAKSLTYATQSMDNEDLMRVQDASFINSLQGKAAGLKITPNVGGAGGASKILLRGNKSILGNNTPLIVVDGVPMSNPVKNQRGIGGGSEMGYGFSTEGADALSSINPDDIENINVLKGANAAALYGSAASNGVIMITTKKGKEGTLSVSVSSNVTFEDPMLLPELQDQYGAGINLNTDPAKISANSWGNKISSMTPEELEVEGLTNTPQDYIKDFFRTGSTYNTSVSLSGGTKNILSYFSYGNTTSNGMIENNNFTRNTIAFRQSYSLFKDILNVDVSINYVNQSTKNRPGGGTNQNPLYHLYTSPRNTDMNFYKNKYKIDDATWMSNSESSKHLVLVDPEKGLYKWVYEPVELSGTRQNWLFDAPDQNNPYWLINQNNRRDQEDRVYGYISTNVKLTEGLNAQARFSIDRSASSTTDERGATTQYPNSMMDRGVYGEWNRKSHEFYLDGMLNYDKTFGDYTVSASAGYSAHKITGNSRGIFENATAYDYSLMRVPTAINIFDPRAGAGSSRSFSKSINWDEGLFFTGQLGYKDFAFVEGSYRRDWYRAFTQFKDRDVADNYGYFSFGANVLMHEMISLPEFWNYLKVRASYSEVGNSIPNIMYASSNVNLVTGGVTPSPYAFFDNPIPEVSKSFETGFDVSFFRNALSWDVTYYNSTLNNSYLIVGSGGYSKPVNTGVIRNQGVETTLTYSLNLTKDLLWKTGVNFAYNSNKIEETYKEDGKEALIAQQIGFGGKFQIRYKQGGSYGDLYATDFKRNEDGSVVINGEGRPLLSSDKFGKFIGNMNSPYQLGWNNTFSYKNWSLYFLVDGKVGGKVVSFTEAYLDKLGLSTRSGADRLLADQNPELVFEDDEGDEHPAMRLPDGQLAPIQKYYEGIGGDINATQYVYDATNFRMKEVSLGYRFKDLFGKTKDLTLSAIGRNLFFLYNDAPIDPETSLSSQNSLGGFDIFNMPTARSYGMSVSVKF
- a CDS encoding SusD/RagB family nutrient-binding outer membrane lipoprotein → MIIDKIIMKKTVVHFYIVAMACIIGLPSCLFEDEEFGGELTEGTIEGETEVFRGNADSINYHIDITQEGLNSAMDSLRKKGTLGQFIPAQYNMRGGKNGELPGPHAYQYQFSLEVDNYAGYMCLPQNFGGRMTSTYYDSQDFNGGAMGSFIQVKNAIVPVLNHPQIDSVPEIKAMALMIYNYSAQEVADIYGPFPYADYKNNIQTSPFTYNPVELIYKNIVSNIDTVVACLKNFDNRPDWYKSAVQGAMYQYDLISSLDNRDIRHWIGFANSLKLRMAMHIVKVNPPLAQQWAEEAVASGVIESPVEQFMLNTLYLGFSHPLATISNLWNDTRLNASFESIMKSLDHPFLEFAFNKNQGRIFNKNDESKFLETDSMVIGLRSGIRMLEGQAYDVNFRTAYSRVDQQTISLTPLYIMKYAEVLFLRAEGALRGWNMGGSAQFFYEEGIKNAYEGERFNSQYVNQIDEYMSREQAIDFVYEDPYNDRYSLTSLTKIGVKWNDGEDNETKLEKIMTQKYIAGFPYSFGAWTDIRRTGYPKIFPVLHDDGDGSIEAGDIIRRIPFPGDNDPATQADIAESGLEALGGPDLQGTRLWWDVQTSSNF
- a CDS encoding GEVED domain-containing protein — protein: MNNNYLLFGLLALFCSGVFMPSTAQMSPTASKDIYDWTPFQDVQMVELFYQAIQEGRNYPTDATFRSTFGFDIEFARSHVRPNAVLIDQSKQVDPSIDPSRKLWMNLPTGVGPMVGGYPSDLFNNDVYSMWQYTKLFGAWNHSLFQAPGGWADAAHKHGADMFSGIKFFESWNDDGGEGAYQGLITAKELDGSYKYAEAFINCLMYLGLDGINYNWEASGYTKADVIAFHKELFRIADAKGFDNFHIGLYTQNSTLSGWNTPSLYYGNDPGQKTVDLMLNYMSGDFSSGYATSIGAAEAVGQTDHLYSGVWIVTMNRNWPMMNLPEAKKMNLCLWGEHGQSRFMSYNSGTDGFDIQENYQKLLERAFSGGNRNPADKPALSSTGNEWEGEEPLSTFGGLATMIAERPTVQGKLPFITNFQLGNGERYNYKGKKAFGGWYNMGAQDYQPTYRWLVYNADTEVVSTDIQPFYTHRDAYNGGSTLALEGTATAGGTDIVLYRTDLEISDANPKVNIAVKTYEEQETPTNLYVILKKKGSNIWEEIAVGNTTGKEWEEKTLDMSGFATGDFIEYIGLRVKATTPVNDYSLYVGKLGLSDDRLVKVASVEDLMVEVKEETQQSMSVKLNWKVSPFETSARALATGLVYNDEANVNHFEIVYKNGVDGRIKELGRTSTWSNFIGGIVFDDSETPEEPYIGVRAASIDGKSYSKVSWVKVTRADAGQLPEFVDDRYCSSEINPAAEGVDIARAQRYLTEVKTTGLADNLNFTANAPVEDGTQYQNATNYSFTANQGETFDFSFKAFDTSDAMWNGSPKTDGLRYCFAKAYIDWDNNGEFDPATEEVFDLGTARSSTVAFETTGVTQSFTVPERAAPGAVRLRIVFSDAWFPHPGPCGLTAKGFSIDFTMNITGTNPPIVAEDKHDQGMPEEPVRIYDENPNAPDGPVSVGEEVYEGAYSSFYPNPANGVVYFENVQQVWIYSFDGKLVHSDKGVAIEKADISSLTPGAYIVRMMNEKVIRSGKLIVK